The Anopheles merus strain MAF chromosome 2L, AmerM5.1, whole genome shotgun sequence genome has a segment encoding these proteins:
- the LOC121592371 gene encoding leucine-rich repeat protein SHOC-2-like translates to MTLHEAPKKQIQLTRKPHNRAHSGRSFGELTIMEVNREWTISLLLTLANLWLWTNGPAIVQSAPQPCQLQGAKCVYDKLNLSADGLQRLRTSGRDLPQVFQIDVKLLITPYPDGVLLQLISKFVQEVVYENYHERILRIPPVSALTDLGFRKAPPLQAIAVAAPNNRLTTLSIKQSNIRSMPSALTNLPQLTTLTLENGALESVSLEPLANSVKLSTLMCGNNKITQLIPSRNTSLFIPLSDLTLANNLLETIDGSFFLPLRQLTYLDLGSNRIQRIEGRPLSLPRVMYMQLVSNRLAELDVTRWNLPNAIEIYFDNNNLTRIPIGIQTLPNLTTLALPNNLLTVVDLRRLNGWTKLQRINLAANRLTKVIVTGQGRTLLPNLEQLDLSNNQLTQLEYARWDLPKLSTLVVALNGLTRLPDLFKLFPKLRRAFVFQNPLHCNTIRRWQQYIAEFKLTVDTAMPGRSCATNSTHKLPSGRVICCVE, encoded by the exons ATGACACTTCATGAAGCTCCGAAAAAACAGATACAACTCACCCGAAAGCCTCACAATCGAGCTCATTCTGGACGTTCGTTTGGGGAACTAACCATCATGGAAGTGAATCGCGAATGGACCATCTCGTTATTGCTAACATTAG CAAACCTATGGCTCTGGACAAACGGACCAGCGATCGTTCAATCGGCCCCACAGCCTTGCCAGCTGCAGGGAGCCAAATGTGTCTACGATAAGCTCAACCTTTCGGCCGACGGACTGCAACGCTTGCGCACCTCCGGGCGCGATCTCCCGCAAGTGTTTCAGATCGATGTGAAGCTGCTGATCACCCCCTACCCCGACGGGGTACTGCTCCAACTCATCTCGAAGTTTGTGCAGGAAGTCGTGTACGAGAACTATCACGAGCGCATCTTACGCATTCCGCCCGTTTCCGCACTGACCGATCTCGGTTTCCGGAAGGCTCCACCACTGCAAGCGATCGCTGTGGCTGCCCCGAACAATCGACTCACCACGCTAAGCATCAAGCAATCGAACATCCGCTCCATGCCGAGTGCGCTGACCAATCTACCCCAGCTGACCACTCTCACCCTGGAGAACGGAGCCTTGGAGTCCGTCAGTCTCGAGCCACTGGCCAACAGTGTAAAGTTGTCTACCCTGATGTGTGGCAACAACAAGATCACACAGCTCATCCCAAGTCGCAACACGAGCCTCTTCATCCCGCTAAGCGATCTTACACTCGCCAACAACCTGCTCGAAACGATCGACGGGTCCTTCTTTCTACCCCTGCGACAGCTTACGTACCTTGACCTGGGCTCTAATCGCATCCAGCGCATCGAAGGACGTCCCCTCTCGCTGCCCCGGGTGATGTACATGCAGCTCGTAAGCAATCGGCTCGCCGAGCTGGATGTAACGCGCTGGAACCTGCCGAACGCGATCGAGATCTACTTCGACAACAACAACCTCACCCGCATACCGATCGGCATACAAACCCTGCCCAATCTGACCACCCTGGCACTGCCCAACAATCTGCTAACCGTGGTCGATCTGCGCCGCCTAAACGGTTGGACCAAGCTACAGCGCATCAACCTCGCTGCCAACCGGCTAACCAAGGTGATCGTAACGGGACAGGGTCGTACGTTGCTCCCAAACTTGGAACAGCTGGACCTGTCCAACAATCAGCTCACCCAGCTGGAGTACGCACGGTGGGATCTGCCGAAGCTTTCCACACTGGTAGTCGCCCTCAATGGGCTCACCCGGTTGCCCGATCTGTTCAAGCTCTTTCCCAAGCTGAGACGTGCGTTCGTCTTCCAAAATCCGCTGCACTGCAACACCATCCGCCGGTGGCAGCAGTACATAGCGGAGTTTAAGCTGACCGTTGATACGGCCATGCCTGGGAGGAGCTGCGCTACGAACTCCACGCACAAGCTCCCATCGGGGCGTGTCATTTGCTGCGTAGAATAA